The DNA sequence GCTTGTCCACGCCGGTTTCCTTGTCCACGAGTTGCAGCGCTGGTTTGGCCATGAGTCGTCTCCTTAGGTCCACTATAGGGGTGTTTTTGGCAAGGCCCCCCGATCGCCTCATCTGAATTGGGTGTACCACATTTGTTCTGCGGAACAAACAGGAAACTTTCTGCAGGCTGCTCTTTTCTTCCAGCCGCCTTTCAGGCATGGTGATGTCCATGCTTACACGATCCAGCCAACCCGCCGGCGAAGCCCGCCTTCGTTATCTCGATGCCGACATCGAAGTGCTCGCCCCCGGCGACTATGTGCTCTGCGCTGTCACCGGCCGGAAGATCCCGGTCCAGGCCCTGCGCTATTGGAGCGTCGACCGGCAGGAAGCCTATTGGGACGCAGACGCTGCATCATCCCGTATGGTTCCGGCAAAGGACTGACACACGCATGATGCGTGACATCCTCCTGATGGTCGTGATGTGCACGGGCGCCTGCCTTGCGGCACCGATGGCAGGCGCGGAAACAGCCGTTGCTCCATCGCCCTCCACACAGGAAGATTGCGGCGGCGCGCTGACGCAGGGCGGGCTTGTCATCTGTCATGGCATCCCGGGCACAGTGTTCACGGTTGCAGGCCGCAAGCTGACGGCGGATGCCTCGGGCAGCGCGCAGTTCGGTCTCGCCACAAATGCGCCGTCGGTCATCGGCTGGTCGTCGAGCACCGGCGCCTTTGGCGACCTGGCGATTGAGACACGGCATGACGATTTCCGCACCATCGAGGGCTTCGATTGCGACAAGGTCGATGCACGCAGCGAAGCACAGAAGGCTCATGCCGGGCGGTCCTGGGTGAAGAAGCGGGACGCCTTTGCCACATTCAATGATGGCCCCGGCGCGCTGACCGGCTTCATCAAGCCCGCAGATGTGCCGGCCTCCTCGCCCTTCGGGCCGACGCGGAAATATATCGGCGTCAGCAAGGTGACCGGCGAACCCTGCGAGTCTGTCTCGGTCCACCGGGGCTACGACATGGCAGCGCCTGTGGGCACGCCGATTGTTGCCCCGGCCGAAGGCACCGTGATCCTCGCAGACCCTGACCTTTACTATGAAGGCGGCGCGATCTTCCTCGACCATGGGCACGGGCTCGTCTCGGTGTTCATGCATCTGTCGGAAGTGGACGTGAAAGCAGGCGACATCGTCGCGCGCGGCGACCTGCTGGCGAAGTCCGGCAATACCGGCCGCACAACCGGGCCGCACCTGCACTGGGCGGTAAAGTGGCGCAATCCGGAAGCCAGCGACCGGGGCGGTGATTTCTATATCGATCCGGCTCTGCTGCTGGAGCTTCCCGTGTCCGACGAGGCTGAGAGCCCCTCAGACTGAAACAGCTCCGCGATAGGGTCTCAGTGTTTCTGGCATGGCCTGCGATGGGCGCCACGCTAAAAAAAGACCTGGCCAGACCAATAACGGTGACAGGCAGAAGGGGCTGAGACGTGAACGCGATTGCCAAAGCTGTCCGCACGTGGATCGAAGACGCGATTGCCCGCGCGCCGGACGGGCACGTGCCCTTGCTGTTCCTGTCCGGGCCGCAGGGCTCCGGCAAGTCGACCGCCCTTGCGGCGGCAACCGGGGCCATGTCGCAGCCTGTAGCCGGGGCAAGCATCGACGACTTCTACCTCACCCATGCCGAACGGATGGAGCTGGCCCGCCGTATCACCCCCCTGTTCATGACCCGCGGCCCGCCCGGGACGCATGATCTGGCCCTGCTGCAGAACACCATCACGGCGCTACGGGCGGCGGCAGACGGCACCCAGACGCCCCTGTCGGTGTTCGACAAGCTGAAGGATGACCGTGCGCCCGTGTCTGACTGGCCCAACTTCGCGGGCCGTCCTGCCGCCATCGTGATCGAAGGCTGGCTGATGGGCGCGTTGCCGGACGCCCGGTCCATCAGGGACGCGCCCATCAATCCGGTCGAGGCAGACGACCGGACCGGGGACTGGCGGCGCCATCAGGAATTCGCGCTCGCCGGCCCCTATGGCGAGTTGTGGGACGCTGCAGACGGCTTCTGCCACATCGTGCCGCCGGATTTCGACTGCGTACTCGGCTGGCGGCTGCAACAGGAAGCCGCGCTGTGGGAGGCACGCGGCGACGCCATGCCAAAAGAGCGCCGCGACTGGGTCCGCCGTTTCATCCAGCACTATGAACGGATCACCCGCCGCATGCTGGACGGCAAACGCCACCCCGGCGCTCAAATCTTCATCGACGCAAACCGGACAGCCTTCAGAACGTCAGCTGGCTGAAATTACGGCAACAGAACCGTTGCGCCGGTTGTCGTGCCGCTTTCGAGGGCTTCGTGCGCTTTGCCAGCTTCTTTCATATAGAAGCGCTGACCGATGTCAGCTCCGAACGTGCCGGCCTTCATGGCAGCGAACAGATGGTGTGCACCGCGGGCGAGGTCTTCTGGCTGGTCGATGAAGCTGAACAGTGTCGGCCGGGTAAGGATCAGCGATCCCCCTGCGGCGAGGCGGCCGGGCGGCATCGGGTCTGCGGCGCCGGAGGCATTGCCGTAGGAGATCATCCAGCCACGCTTCTTCAAGCTGGAGAGGGACGCCTCGAAACTGCGCTTGCCTACACTGTCGAGGGACACGTCAACGCCTTCTCCGCCCGTCAGATCACGAACTTTCTTCGTGACATCTTCATAGCCGACGATCACATCGCTGGCGCCAAACTCTTCGGCCTTCTCGGCCTTTTCCGGCGTCGAGGTCACGGCGATCACGCGTGCGCCAAGACTGGCCGCCCAGGGCGTCAGCACGCTGCCCACGCCGCCTACAGGGGCCCAGATCAACACCGTGTCACGGTCCGTGATGGGGCGAATCTCGAACAGCAGCATCCAGGCCGTCAGGCCCTTGAGCATGACCGCTGCGCCGTCTTCCTCTGATATGCCGTCCGGCAGTTTCACCATCCGGTCTGCCGGGCCGGTGAAATGCGTCGCATAGGTGCCGCTGCCAAGATAGGCGACCCGGTCACCAGGCTTCACTTGAGTGACGCCTTCACCGACGGCTTCCACCGTGCCGGCGCCTTCGGAGCCGTGCACGAAAGGCAGCTTCACCGGGTAAAGCCCGGTGCGGAAATACGTGTCGATGAAATTGAGGCCGGAGGCGGCCTGCTTCACCAGCGCTTCGCCGGGGCCCGGCTGGCGCGGTTCGAAATCTTCCACCTTCAGCACATCCGTGCCGCCGGTTTCGTGCATGATGATCCGGTAAGCGTCGTGCATGTCAGTGTCCTTTCGTTTTCGGCGCCTGTTTTCGCGCCTGGATATTCAGCAGTTCCACGACCAGCGAGAACGCAATGGCGAAGTAGAGATACCCTCTGGGGATATGGAAGCCGAGACCGTCGGCCACAAGCGCCACGCCGACAAGAAGGATAAAGGCAAGCGCCAGCATCTTGGTCGTCGGGTGGTTTGCGATGAAGTTCGCCAGGGGCGTGGCAGCAATCGCCATCACGATGGTGGACAGCACCACCGCCGCGATCATCACCGGCAGCATGGTCGTCATGCCGATCGCGGTGATGACGCTGTCCAGCGAGAAGACGATGTTGATGACGATCAACTGCACAACCACGCTGCCGAAGCCGGCTTTCGCCGTGGTCTCTTCATGGCCGGTGCCTTCCACAGCGGAATGGATCTCCTGCGTGCCTTTCCATAAGAGGAACAGGCCGCCTGCGAACAGGATCACGTCTTTCAGCGTGACATATTCGATATGGTGCTCAGCTTCGGTACTGCCGCCGGCGAGGGCCACGGCCAGCTCATGAGGCAGGTGGAACAGGGGCGACTTGTCCAGCTGCAGGATCCAGAAGATCAGGCCCAGCATTCCGATGCGCAGCACCATCGCGCCCCAGACGCCGATACGGGTGGCGGCCGTCTTCTGATCGCCCTGCAGCTTCCCCGTCGCGATGGAGATAAAGAGCAGATTGTCGATGCCGAGCACGATTTCGAGGAAAGTCAGGGTGGCAAGGCTGCCCCAGAAGGCCGGTGAGGCGAGTAGTTCAGTCATGAAAGGTCTCCCTGGGATCGCCGCCGTCTGCCGCAGTTGAACCGTGCTGCGCGGTGGAGCGCAAGCCCGACTCGCGGTCTGTTCGGTCCATGGACCTGTTCGGAACCCTCACCTGCGGCGTCGACGAAGCTGGCCGCGGCCCCTGGGCCGGACCAGTGACAGCGGCAGCCGTGATCCTCGATCCGGCGAACCCGATTGAGGGCCTGACGGACTCCAAGAAACTCTCCGAAGCCAGACGCGACGCCCTCGCGCCACTGATCCGCGAACGTGCCATGGCCTGGTGCGTCGCCCATGCCAGCGTTGAGGAAATCGACCGGCTGAACATCCGCGAGGCGACCTTTCTGGCCATGCGGCGCGCGGTAGACGGGCTGCAGCATGCGCCCGCCCTGGCACTGATCGACGGCAACGCCCTGCCCGGCGGCCTGGCCTGCGAGGCCCGTGCCATCGTGAAGGGCGATCTGACGGAGCCTGCCATCTCGGCGGCCTCGATCCTCGCCAAAACAGTGCGGGACGCGCTGATGCTGGAGCTGGACGCAACCTATCCCGGCTATGGCCTCGCCCGGCACAAGGGATATGGCACCGCCATACATGCCGAAGCCCTCACCCGTCTCGGCCCGGCGCCATGCCACAGGATGAGCTTTGCCCCGGTCCGCAAGGCCAGCCTGTCCGCCTGACAGCTGGCAGGGCCTGATCAAATTCAACGAAATCTGCATTCACGAGATTCCCGAGGGTTAACCGCCCATTAACCCTCTCATCCGAGCTTCGCGGAATCGACGTGGAGGGATCCCATGCTGTTTCTGTTTGGCTGGCAAACCTGGTGGGGTGAATCCGGCCGGCCGTACCGGTTCAATATTACGCTGACACGCAAGGGTCTGCCGGATGAGGGTGGGATCTATATTTTCGTGCGCCGCCGGTTCGTGTTCTTCCTGCAGCCGCTTTACATCGGCAAGGCGACCAATTTCCGCTCGCGCCTGATCGGGCATGAGCGCTGGTGGGAAGCCTGGTGGAAGCGCGGCGCCACCGAACGCCATGTAATGATTGTAAAAAAACCCGCAGACAGGGCCCGTATCGAGGAAGACCTGATTCGGAATTACCAGCCGCGCATGAACGACATCCTCGTTCCTCGCGGCGCAGATGATGCACCGAACAACAAACGCCTGCGCCGCTGGTGGAAGATCAAGCGCTGGTTCCGGATTCCGTTCCTCACCTAGACCGCAGGCGAGACCTGCACAGTCTGCCAGATCAGGCTGCAGGGGGACGAGGTGGACAGGAACGCGATGTCCGCCGCATCGCGCCCGACGCCGATCCGGACAAGATTTTCCACCGGCACCAGCCCGGTCGGATCGACAAGCCACCAGGCATTCTCGAGATACACCTCAAACACCGCATGGAAATCCTGCGGCTCGAGCCCCAGCGCATAGGCGCTGACCGCGCGAGCCGGAATATTGAGCGCGCGGCAGAGCGTTATGCCGAGGTGGGTAAAGTCGCGGCAAACGCCTCTGCGCTCCACAAATGTGTGCTCGGCTGTCGTGTCGGCGCTGCTGATGCCGAAGGCATATTCGATGTTTTCGTAAAGCCAGCTCAGCACCGCCTGTACCATGGCGCCGCCGTCCGGAATCGATCCGAATGTTTTATCCGCGAACGAGATGAACCGGTCCGACGCACAATAGCGGCTGGGCAACAGGAAGACGAGCGCTTCGACCGGAAGGTCCGGCCAGGCGTGCCGGGTCGCCCCGGATGGCAGGAGAGATCGCGCGCCATTGTCGACGACCGCTTCGTACCGGATGCCCACATCGCCGGACAGCTCTGCCCGGAAGCGGCGCTCGCCGCGGGCATCCGCCGGATCGAAAACCAGCTGTGGCAGCGGGTCGATCTCAAGACTTTCCGATATGACGGTCTGGTCCGGTGAGGTCGCGGCATGAACCGAGACGACGGCCCCTGTCCCGGGCTGGAAGGAATAGCGCAGGTCTGACGACACATGCAGCTTCATGAAAGCCTCCGAAAATTGGAAACACGTCTGATGGACCGCCTCATGGCACAGCCCGGGCTCGCCGTCTTCCCGGGCTTGTGTGTTAACGCCCAGCCATGGCAAAGCTGCACGCCATGGCAGATGACGTTTCCACTTTCACCGGCGCCCCCCCGCTTTTCGCTGAGACGCCGGATTCGGTAAGTTTCAAGAAGCTGCGCAAGCGGTTGGTGCGCGGCGCCCTTCAGGCGATCGATGCCTATGGCATGGTTGACCGGCGCGCGGTGGAAAGCGGCGCGGCGCCCCGGCCGAAATGGCTGGTTTGCCTCTCCGGCGGCAAGGACAGCTATGGCCTGCTGGCGGTGCTGATGGATCTGCAATATCAGGGCGCCCTGCCCGTGGACCTGATCGCCTGCAATCTGGACCAGGGCCAGCCGGGCTTTCCCAAACACATCCTGCCGGAATGGCTGGACAAGATCGGTGCGCCGTATCGTATCGTGACCGAAGACACCTATTCCATTGTCACCGACAAGGTGCCGGAGGGGCGGACATTCTGCTCCATGTGCTCGCGCCTGCGCCGGGGCATTCTCTACCGGATCGCGCGGGAGGAAGGGTGTGACGCCATCGTTCTCGGTCACCATCGCGACGATGCGCTGGAGACATTCATGATGAACCTCATCCATGGCGGGCGGCTGGCGGCGATGCCGCCAAAGCTGCTGAACGACGAAGGCGATGTCATGGTGCTCCGCCCTCTGATCACAGCTGCGGAAGACGATCTTGAGAAGTTCTCCAATGCGATGAACTTCCCGATTATCCCGTGCAATCTGTGCGGCAGCCAGGACGGCCTGCAGCGCGTCGCCATGAAACAGATGCTGACAGAGTGGGAACGCAAGAAGCCGGGCGTGCGCCAGGTGATGGCCCATGCCCTCGCCACCGTCCGCCCCAGCCATCTGCACGACCCGAAGATCTTCGACTTCCTGGGCCTCGCCCCCGGCGGCGAAGGCGAAGACGACCCGAACGTCCCGTTCTGACAGTCACTGGCAGGGCCACCGAACGCCTATGCGTCCGGACTTTCGGAGGTGCGCACCCGGCCGCGGTAGAATGAAAGCTGCTCCATTACGTGCCAGAAGCTAGCCATGAGGTGGGGACGCTCCCGGAGGGGGCCTGAATAGTGAACCGTGCACAGGCACCCGTCTTCCTGCCGGGGGTATTCGCGGCAGGAGATCTCAAACGGGCCCCAGTCGACACGCATCAGGATCGCTTCGCGCAGCTTTGCCGGATCTCCTGGCCATCGGCATTCAAACGCCGCATTTCGCAGGCTATCCTCACGGGCCGGGGTTGCGTGGCTTCGTGTGGAAAACGGTTCAACCTCTAAGATCTGAACACCACCATAGGCCAATTTTCAGGCTCCTTCCTTTTTGTCTGTAACCGGAAGGTGGCCTCAACGGCCAGATAAGTAAAATCGATTGAAACTGAATGGCGGTTAGGTTTCTCCTTTCACGGTCTTTCCCGATTGCGCCAGAAGGTCTGCCGCCACGTCCCTGAACACCAATCCGAGTTTCTGAATGTTGTGTTCAAGAGGAGACCCGGACCGCCACACCAGGCTGATCTGGCGGCGCGCCAGGGGGTGACCGATCGGACGAACGATCTGGTGAGGATCCTTGTTTGCCTCCATCACGGCATAAAGACTGGGGACAATCGCAATGCCCGCCCCCATGCCGGCCATCTGCCGGATCGCATCCAGCGACGTGCCTTCATATTCCGTCGACACATGCGCGCCTGCGGCTTCTGCCAGTTTCTGCACCACCGTACTGAGGCGGTGACCATATCCCAGACTGAGCACTTCACGCCCCTTGAGGGCGGAAACCTTCAAAGGACCATCCCCCCGGCCAATCGGATCGTCCGATGCCGTACAGACATAAAGCTGCTCATCGAAGAGCTGCATGGATTCTGAATTGAGATGATCCTCGGCCGTGGAGATGATCATGTCGAGCCGGCCATCATTGAGCTTTTCATCGAGGTCGATCGTCCGCTCTTCCCGGACGCCCATCCTGAGATCGGGGTATAGCTGGTGAAGCTCCCGCACCGCGCTCGGCAACAGGTAAGGGCCAATGGTCGGCAGGGTTCCCAGCCTGTAGCGCCCCGCCAGATCGCCCGCAGTTTGGCGCGCAACCGTCTTCAGGTCTTCTACATGCGTCAGAATAATCCGCGCACGCCGGACGATTTCCGCTCCCGCCGGGGTCAACACCGCGCCGGTTCTTGCCCGTTCGATCAGCGTCACGCCGAGTTGGGCTTCTGCATCCGAAATCTGTTCGGACAGGCTCGGCTGGCTCACGCCCAATTGCGTGGCGGCATCGCGAAACCGGCCAGTTTCCGCGACAGCGACAATGTACTGAAGTTGGCGAAGGGTTGGCCTCATAGTTCGGAAAAACCTATCACAAGCAAAGAAACATTCGATTTGAGCTATCACGCATATGGCCTCATATCGGGGTCATCGCAAGAGCCAAAAGGAGGCAAATGAAATGTATCGACTGACCGACGACCTCTGGACAGGGAGCCAAACGGGCCCGGCAAGTCCGGGCCGTGGCGGCCGGTTCATGGACGCCGCGGACACGCGTCCGCATACGAACGGGTACGGTAAGAGCACCGCGGAAACAGCGACCCAGTACCGCAGGCGCAGGCGCCGTATACGGCGCGCCGCCTGAGTTCCGATCAGTACAAAGGAGATGCCAAGAAAATGTCTGCCATTAAAGATCTAATTACGAACTTTCTTGAGGAAATGACCGATTTCGCAGAGCCTCGGGGGCGTAGAGACCGCCCCCGCAAAGGCGAGCTGGCTCCGGCTCAAATTCGCACCCGCGAGGATGCCGAAGCCATCGGCCGGTGGGAAAGCGAAGGTGGCCGCCCGCGGCGCCGCAGGGAACGCTTCGGCTTTCTTGATGATTAGCTTCCCTGACACCTGAACACGGCCAGAGCCTGCCCCCCCTGACAGGCTCCCCCCTCTCCTGGCCGCAACGATCCCGCCGGCAAGCAGCGCCTGCCTGGTACCCTCCCCCCATTAGCTTCAGGCAGGGGACTCTGGCGGCGGGATCGTATTCTTTTCGACACCCAACCAACTGCCACACCGCGAACAAGGACCTTTGCCAATGACGAAAGTTGTCGCCCGCATCCAGGATTTTCTCAGACTTGAGAGTGCCGCCGGCCTTATCCTGATGATGGCGGCTGCGCTGGCAATTGTGGCAAACAATACGGTCTTCAGTCTCTGGTATGGCGGCCTTCTTTCCACGCCCGTGGTCGTGCAGGTCGGTGCGCTGGAAATCGCGAAGCCTTTGCTTCTCTGGATCAATGACGGCCTGATGGCCGTCTTCTTCCTGTTGGTCGGCCTTGAAATCAAGCGGGAGGTCCTGGAGGGCGAGTTGTCGTCACTCGACAAGACGGTGCTGCCGGCGCTGGCAGCCATTGGTGGCATGGCCGGGCCTGCCATCATTTATGTCATGCTCAATTTGCCGTCCCCGGAGACCCTGCGCGGCTGGGCCATTCCGGCAGCGACCGACATTGCCTTTGCGCTGGGAATTCTTGCCCTGCTTGGCACGCGCGCGCCGGTTGCGCTGAAAATCCTGTTGCTTGCCATTGCCATTATTGATGACCTCGGCGCGATCCTGATCATCGCCCTGTTCTACACTGAGCAACTCTCGCTTCAGGCGCTCGGCCTGGCAGCGGCTGGATTCGCAGGTCTGGTTCTGATGAACCGGATGGGCGTGAAGCGTATCGCACCTTATATCCTGGTTGGCATGTTCATCTGGGTTTGTGTGCTGAAGTCCGGCGTACATGCGACCCTTGCTGGCGTGCTGACGGCGCTTGCCATTCCGCTTTCGGCCCGCAAAGAAACCGGACAGTCGCCACTTCACAAACTGGAGCACGGCCTCCATCCGTGGGTCGCCTTCCTGATCCTGCCGGTCTTCGCCTTCGCCAAT is a window from the uncultured Hyphomonas sp. genome containing:
- a CDS encoding quinone oxidoreductase; translation: MHDAYRIIMHETGGTDVLKVEDFEPRQPGPGEALVKQAASGLNFIDTYFRTGLYPVKLPFVHGSEGAGTVEAVGEGVTQVKPGDRVAYLGSGTYATHFTGPADRMVKLPDGISEEDGAAVMLKGLTAWMLLFEIRPITDRDTVLIWAPVGGVGSVLTPWAASLGARVIAVTSTPEKAEKAEEFGASDVIVGYEDVTKKVRDLTGGEGVDVSLDSVGKRSFEASLSSLKKRGWMISYGNASGAADPMPPGRLAAGGSLILTRPTLFSFIDQPEDLARGAHHLFAAMKAGTFGADIGQRFYMKEAGKAHEALESGTTTGATVLLP
- a CDS encoding DUF2093 domain-containing protein → MLTRSSQPAGEARLRYLDADIEVLAPGDYVLCAVTGRKIPVQALRYWSVDRQEAYWDADAASSRMVPAKD
- a CDS encoding M23 family metallopeptidase is translated as MMRDILLMVVMCTGACLAAPMAGAETAVAPSPSTQEDCGGALTQGGLVICHGIPGTVFTVAGRKLTADASGSAQFGLATNAPSVIGWSSSTGAFGDLAIETRHDDFRTIEGFDCDKVDARSEAQKAHAGRSWVKKRDAFATFNDGPGALTGFIKPADVPASSPFGPTRKYIGVSKVTGEPCESVSVHRGYDMAAPVGTPIVAPAEGTVILADPDLYYEGGAIFLDHGHGLVSVFMHLSEVDVKAGDIVARGDLLAKSGNTGRTTGPHLHWAVKWRNPEASDRGGDFYIDPALLLELPVSDEAESPSD
- a CDS encoding transglutaminase family protein, encoding MKLHVSSDLRYSFQPGTGAVVSVHAATSPDQTVISESLEIDPLPQLVFDPADARGERRFRAELSGDVGIRYEAVVDNGARSLLPSGATRHAWPDLPVEALVFLLPSRYCASDRFISFADKTFGSIPDGGAMVQAVLSWLYENIEYAFGISSADTTAEHTFVERRGVCRDFTHLGITLCRALNIPARAVSAYALGLEPQDFHAVFEVYLENAWWLVDPTGLVPVENLVRIGVGRDAADIAFLSTSSPCSLIWQTVQVSPAV
- the nhaA gene encoding Na+/H+ antiporter NhaA — encoded protein: MTKVVARIQDFLRLESAAGLILMMAAALAIVANNTVFSLWYGGLLSTPVVVQVGALEIAKPLLLWINDGLMAVFFLLVGLEIKREVLEGELSSLDKTVLPALAAIGGMAGPAIIYVMLNLPSPETLRGWAIPAATDIAFALGILALLGTRAPVALKILLLAIAIIDDLGAILIIALFYTEQLSLQALGLAAAGFAGLVLMNRMGVKRIAPYILVGMFIWVCVLKSGVHATLAGVLTALAIPLSARKETGQSPLHKLEHGLHPWVAFLILPVFAFANAGVDLRGVDLDALTGTIPLGIALGLFFGKQIGVFGLTYAAVKTGLARLPSGISWLHVYGVACLTGVGFTMSLFIGSLAFSTAAELDQVRLGVLMGSVASGLLGFAVLRFASRPDEAQALRNLPNAPVPLQK
- the rnhB gene encoding ribonuclease HII, translating into MDLFGTLTCGVDEAGRGPWAGPVTAAAVILDPANPIEGLTDSKKLSEARRDALAPLIRERAMAWCVAHASVEEIDRLNIREATFLAMRRAVDGLQHAPALALIDGNALPGGLACEARAIVKGDLTEPAISAASILAKTVRDALMLELDATYPGYGLARHKGYGTAIHAEALTRLGPAPCHRMSFAPVRKASLSA
- a CDS encoding TerC family protein, translated to MTELLASPAFWGSLATLTFLEIVLGIDNLLFISIATGKLQGDQKTAATRIGVWGAMVLRIGMLGLIFWILQLDKSPLFHLPHELAVALAGGSTEAEHHIEYVTLKDVILFAGGLFLLWKGTQEIHSAVEGTGHEETTAKAGFGSVVVQLIVINIVFSLDSVITAIGMTTMLPVMIAAVVLSTIVMAIAATPLANFIANHPTTKMLALAFILLVGVALVADGLGFHIPRGYLYFAIAFSLVVELLNIQARKQAPKTKGH
- a CDS encoding LysR substrate-binding domain-containing protein, which encodes MRPTLRQLQYIVAVAETGRFRDAATQLGVSQPSLSEQISDAEAQLGVTLIERARTGAVLTPAGAEIVRRARIILTHVEDLKTVARQTAGDLAGRYRLGTLPTIGPYLLPSAVRELHQLYPDLRMGVREERTIDLDEKLNDGRLDMIISTAEDHLNSESMQLFDEQLYVCTASDDPIGRGDGPLKVSALKGREVLSLGYGHRLSTVVQKLAEAAGAHVSTEYEGTSLDAIRQMAGMGAGIAIVPSLYAVMEANKDPHQIVRPIGHPLARRQISLVWRSGSPLEHNIQKLGLVFRDVAADLLAQSGKTVKGET
- the ttcA gene encoding tRNA 2-thiocytidine(32) synthetase TtcA; amino-acid sequence: MAKLHAMADDVSTFTGAPPLFAETPDSVSFKKLRKRLVRGALQAIDAYGMVDRRAVESGAAPRPKWLVCLSGGKDSYGLLAVLMDLQYQGALPVDLIACNLDQGQPGFPKHILPEWLDKIGAPYRIVTEDTYSIVTDKVPEGRTFCSMCSRLRRGILYRIAREEGCDAIVLGHHRDDALETFMMNLIHGGRLAAMPPKLLNDEGDVMVLRPLITAAEDDLEKFSNAMNFPIIPCNLCGSQDGLQRVAMKQMLTEWERKKPGVRQVMAHALATVRPSHLHDPKIFDFLGLAPGGEGEDDPNVPF
- a CDS encoding GIY-YIG nuclease family protein, translating into MLFLFGWQTWWGESGRPYRFNITLTRKGLPDEGGIYIFVRRRFVFFLQPLYIGKATNFRSRLIGHERWWEAWWKRGATERHVMIVKKPADRARIEEDLIRNYQPRMNDILVPRGADDAPNNKRLRRWWKIKRWFRIPFLT